Proteins co-encoded in one Fusarium fujikuroi IMI 58289 draft genome, chromosome FFUJ_chr06 genomic window:
- a CDS encoding putative sorting nexin GRD19 codes for MASDQDNSGLDAPGSQFHRPILQSMPDTRQQSFDEIYGPPENFLEIEVRNPRTHGMGRHMYTDYEILCRTNIPAFKLRQSSVRRRYSDFEYFRDILERESARVTIPPLPGKVFTNRFSDDVIEGRRAGLEKFLKIVVGHPLLQTGSKVLAAFVQESQTLTGIATPGDASV; via the exons atGGCGTCCGATCAGGACAACTCCGGCCTCGATGCGCCCGGCTCACAATTCCACCGACCAATCTTGCAATCCATGCCCGATACGCGACAGCAGAGCTTTGACGAGATCTACGGTCCTCCCGAGAACTTTTTAGAGATTGAG GTCCGCAACCCAAGAACACATGGCATGGGCCGTCACATGTACACAGACTACGAGATCCTCTGCCGCACAAACATTCCCGCCTTCAAGCTCCGTCAGAGCAGCGTCCGTCGTCGATACTCCGACTTCGAGTACTTCCGCGACATTCTCGAGCGCGAGAGCGCCCGTGTCACTATTCCTCCTCTGCCCGGAAAGGTCTTCACCAACCGCTTCAGCGACGATGTTATCGAAGGTCGTCGCGCAGGCCTCGAgaagttcctcaagatcgtCGTCGGTCACCCCCTGTTGCAGACAGGGAGCAAGGTCCTGGCTGCCTTTGTCCAGG AATCGCAGACCCTAACTGGGATCGCAACGCCTGGTGACGCCTCCGTCTGA
- a CDS encoding probable mitochondrial carrier protein, protein MSHHQPASHAMSSRDEKPFHHSHSPIDHSALIQSRETGDVIPDDTPIQGNVKALPFAKSWVHMFAGGVGGMTAAAVTAPLDVLKTRLQSDFYQAQIRAQREAQAQVIGRLNPARAALYHLNDTLQILGSVYRNEGWRALFKGLGPTSVGVVPARSINFYVYGNGKRLISEHFNNGVEAPWVHLSAGVAAGVITSTATNPIWMIKTRLQLDKNVAAGGAQMRKYRNSYDCIRQIIRDEGIRSLYRGMSASYLGVVESTMQWMLYEQMKASLARRHNTIVRSGRELNWWDKTVDWTGKGFAAGSAKLVAAVIAYPHEVARTRLRQAPMENGLPKYTGLVQCFKLVWLEEGVMGLYGGLTPHLMRTVPSAAIMFAMYEGILRLFHTPA, encoded by the exons ATGTCACACCATCAGCCTGCGTCGCACGCCATGTCCAGCCGCGACGAGAAACCATTCCATCATTCCCATTCACCAATCGATCACTCGGCACTCATCCAGTCACGGGAGACTGGCGATGTAATTCCTGATGACACCCCTATCCAGGGAAATGTTAAGGCATTGCCCTTTGCTAAATCATGGGTTCACATGTTTGCTGGCGG TGTTGGAGGTATGACTGCCGCTGCAGTTACAGCCCCCCTCGATGTGCTAAAGACCCGATTGCAATCCGATTTCTACCAAGCCCAGATCCGAGCTCAAcgcgaagctcaagctcaggtCATTGGCCGACTAAACCCTGCCCGGGCCGCTCTATATCACCTGAACGATACACTCCAGATTCTCGGCTCAGTATACCGGAATGAGGGTTGGCGAGCActcttcaagggtcttggcCCTACCTCAGTTGGAGTTGTACCTGCTCGATCCATCAACTTCTATGTCTACGGCAATGGAAAACGCCTAATATCTGAGCATTTCAACAATGGTGTAGAAGCGCCTTGGGTTCACCTATCGGCTGGTGTAGCAGCCGGCGTCATTACTTCAACGGCTACAAACCCTATCTGGATGATCAAGACTCGGCTACAGCTGGACAAGAATGTTGCAGCTGGCGGTGCGCAAATGCGCAAATATCGCAACAGCTACGACTGTATACGTCAAATCATCCGGGACGAAGGTATTCGAAGTCTCTACCGTGGCATGAGTGCTAGTTACCTCGGCGTGGTAGAGTCAACGATGCAATGGATGCTCTATGAGCAAATGAAGGCGTCTTTAGCTCGCAGGCACAACACGATCGTGCGCAGTGGTCGTGAACTGAATTGGTGGGATAAGACTGTCGACTGGACTGGAAAGGGTTTCGCTGCTGGAAGCGCTAAGTTGGTCGCCGCTGTGATCGCCTATCCCCACGAG GTTGCGCGAACACGACTTCGACAAGCGCCTATGGAGAATGGGCTGCCTAAGTATACCGGCCTTGTTCAATGCTTCAAGCTTGTCTGGCTTGAAGAGGGTGTCATGGGTCTATACGGGGGTCTGACACCTCACTTGATGCGAACAGTACCTAGCGCCGCCATCATGTTTGCCATGTATGAAGGCATCCTTCGACTGTTCCACACACCTGCGTAA
- a CDS encoding related to UBX3 UBX (ubiquitin regulatory X) domain-containing protein codes for MAEGDMDLGQLSTTQQEALDQYTQVTNQEISEAIPLLRRSEWNVQIAIAKFFDGEVADPVAAAQQEIPRATARHENLQESLFDEAIRAPRASPRQRTDLAPRIVPQNPVTNRTPWLLGLFLTPFSLGWRAASTLFRTLIYALSFLPASIRPRAVTSRISTGFRGTNGRRPLMPRDTASRFKREFEEEYGENELPFFEGGVAQAHDQAKKDLKFMLVVLMSPEHDDTESFVKETLLAPEVVDFIKDPSNNIILWGGNVLDSEAYQVAQEYICTKFPFSALVCLTPKEGSTRMGIVKRLVGPMPPSTYLSELRAAIEKYGADLDGVRAERTAQEVTRNLRTEQDSAYERSLAIDRERARQKREAAAAAAAAEKRAQEEAEAAKRLEEKREQWIAWRATTIVPEPPTSDKSVVRVALKMPEESGIGRIVRRFPQDASLEDLYAFVECYSVLKEEGAAGGDKPGEYEHEYKFRIASILPRTVYEPSTTVTMGEKIGRSGNLIVEDISPDSEDESDDEGDDED; via the exons ATGGCTGAAGGCGACATGGACTTGGGACAACTGTCCACTACTCAGCAGGAGGCTCTTGATCAATATACACAAGTGACCAACCAAGAGATTAGCGAAGCCATTCCGCTTCTCCGACGCTCCGAATGGAATGTTCAG ATTGCAATCGCCAAGTTCTTCGACGGCGAAGTTGCAGACCCAGTAGCTGCAGCACAACAAGAGATACCCCGAGCGACAGCGCGGCACGAGAACCTACAAGAGAGCCTTTTTGATGAGGCAATTCGTGCCCCTCGAGCTTCACCACGACAGCGCACTGATCTAGCTCCGAGAATCGTGCCTCAGAACCCTGTCACAAACCGAACACCATGGTTGCTGGGCCTGTTCCTCACACCCTTTAGCTTAGGCTGGAGAGCTGCCTCGACTCTATTTCGGACTTTAATCTATGCGCTGTCCTTCTTGCCCGCCTCGATTCGACCGCGGGCTGTTACGAGCAGAATCTCGACAGGCTTCAGAGGCACCAATGGTCGACGACCTCTCATGCCTCGAGATACTGCCTCGAGATTCAAGCGAGAGTTCGAAGAGGAGTATGGAGAGAACGAGTTACCCTTCTTCGAGGGCGGGGTCGCTCAGGCGCATGatcaagccaagaaggaccTCAAGTTTATGCTTGTGGTATTAATGTCGCCTGAGCACGACGATACCGAGTCTTTCGTAAAGGAGACTTTACTGGCACCAGAAGTTGTAGACTTCATCAAAGATCCTTCCAACAACATAATTCTGTGGGGCGGAAACGTCTTGGATTCCGAGGCATACCAGGTGGCTCAGGAATATATCTGCACCAAGTTTCCCTTCTCGGCATTGGTTTGCCTTACACCAAAGGAGGGTAGTACACGAATGGGCATCGTTAAGCGACTCGTTGGACCCATGCCCCCCTCCACCTACCTATCAGAGCTTCGAGCAGCAATCGAAAAGTACGGTGCAGATCTGGATGGAGTACGCGCAGAGCGAACAGCCCAGGAAGTAACAAGAAATCTACGAACTGAGCAAGACTCGGCCTACGAACGGTCACTAGCTATTGACCGAGAACGCGCACGCCAGAAGAGAGAAGCAGCGGCCGCcgctgcagcagcagagaagcGCGCgcaggaagaagcagaggcagCAAAGAGACTCGAGGAGAAGCGCGAGCAATGGATTGCATGGAGAGCAACAACTATTGTGCCCGAGCCACCAACCAGCGATAAGAGCGTGGTACGAGTCGCACTCAAGATGCCCGAGGAATCGGGTATCGGCCGAATTGTGCGGCGTTTCCCCCAAGATGCCTCCCTGGAGGACCTGTATGCCTTTGTGGAGTGCTACAGTGTTCTCAAAGAGGAGGGTGCAGCGGGTGGTGATAAGCCGGGGGAGTACGAGCACGAGTACAAGTTCCGAATCGCCTCAATTCTCCCCAGAACGGTGTACGAACCTAGCACAACAGTGACGATGGGGGAGAAGATTGGACGGTCAGGAAATCTGATTGTGGAGGACATATCACCGGATTCGGAAGATGAGT
- a CDS encoding related to poly(A)-specific ribonuclease: MKASRCRSNGGFVNETGGFNAAAGRTLCRMNSPLIGRYSLVTDDLPTLLQLFQNTTLPCISSPVDSCELLLHIQQLTLRFRTSNMANDDEPRSKKALNVESPSFTPASVGSKKATFSSQAASAPAFTPRGLGSATPVGPQDGDSSVFNPATVREFTPNFDVNSTTTSANGSGQDGGISYDPFTVPTMNQGITTPQYNPYAEDPGALGGHGPGYFPAQNAFAAPVQPLQHHLYFPAGQRRDDLMPYHRVPHDFFIAEKERVEIVNKLEATGQVLPNSQLPQLDNYHNLVPLDTTHRKNANIFGYPSWVYKATQTKSGHTYCLRRLEGYRLTNENAIRLVKEWRRINNGSVVSIIDAFTTRAFGDSSLIFVQNYFPLSKTLVEAHLTPSSTHGTRFQAKTPIAENVLWGYVSQIANALQAIHSVNLAARCIDPSKIILTDKGRIRLSACSILDVVQYDAHRSIQELQQEDFIQFGRLLLCLTTNTLPVHLTNFNISLEQLSRVYSVELRDTVLWLLTPQQPPAQKGIDEFVRGIAGRITSTFDQILQANDKARADVMREVENGRAARLMMKLATINERYDFNGDQNWSENGERYMLKLFRDYVFHQVDANGNPVLDMGHMLRCMSKLDIGTEERVCLTSRDEQTSFLVSYKELKKMLANSFGELVKASKSGRSF; the protein is encoded by the exons ATGAAAGCCTCGCGCTGTCGGTCCAATGGTGGGTTTGTTAATGAG ACGGGAGGCTTCAATGCTGCTGCAGGAAGGACCCTATGTCGCATGAACTCTCCGCTCATCGGCCGATACTCCCTCGTCACCGATGACTTGCCAACTTTACTTCAACTCTTCCAAAACACAACACTCCCATGTATCAGCAGCCCTG TTGACTCTTGCGAGCTGCTACTCCACATCCAGCAACTCACACTGCGATTCCGGACCTCCAACATGGCTAATGATGATGAACCCAGATCCAAGAAAGCACTCAATGTTGAATCGCCATCTTTCACGCCCGCTAGCGTTGGGAGTAAAAAGGCCACCTTCTCTTCACAAGCTGCCAGCGCTCCAGCTTTTACACCACGTGGCTTGGGCT CCGCTACCCCGGTTGGGCCCCAGGACGGCGACAGCAGCGTCTTCAATCCTGCAACTGTTCGCGAATTTACCCCTAACTTTGACGTGAACAGCACG ACTACTTCCGCAAATGGCTCCGGTCAAGATGGCGGGATCTCTTATGACCCCTTCACTGTGCCTACTATGAATCAAGGCATTACTACTCCTCAGTACAACCCCTATGCTGAAGATCCAGGAGCTCTCGGTGGCCATGGGCCAGGGTACTTCCCAGCACAAAATGCATTTGCTGCTCCCGTTCAGCCTCTGCAACATCACTTATACTTCCCCGCTGGGCAACGTCGAGATGATTTGATGCCATATCATCGTGTTCCTCACGACTTTTTCATCGCTGAGAAAGAACGAGTTGAGATTGTCAATAAACTTGAAGCGACTGGCCAAGTTCTCCCCAACTCTCAGTTACCGCAACTCGACAATTACCACAACTTGGTACCCTTGGATACAACTCATCGGAAAAATGCTAACATCTTCGGCTATCCGAGCTGGGTATATAAAGCTACACAAACCAAGTCGGGTCACACTTATTGTCTCAGGCGATTAGAAGGCTACAGACTCACCAACGAGAATGCTATCAGGCTTGTCAAAGAGTGGCGGCGCATCAACAATGGCAGCGTGGTTTCTATCATTGATGCGTTTACCACCCGCGCTTTCGGGGACAGCTCACTCATCTTTGTACAAAACTATTTCCCCCTTTCCAAAACACTAGTTGAGGCTCACTTGACCCCAAGCAGTACCCATGGTACACGTTTCCAAGCTAAAACACCCATTGCTGAGAACGTCCTGTGGGGTTACGTCTCACAGATCGCCAATGCGCTCCAGGCCATCCATTCGGTCAATTTGGCAGCACGATGCATCGACCCTAGCAAGATTATTCTTACAGACAAAGGCCGCATCCGTCTCAGCGCATGCTCTATCTTGGACGTCGTTCAATATGATGCTCATCGATCCAttcaagagcttcagcaAGAAGACTTCATTCAATTCGGCCGGCTATTGCTCTGTCTGACGACGAACACTCTGCCAGTTCATCTCACTAATTTTAACATATCTTTGGAACAATTGTCGAGGGTATATTCAGTCGAACTGCGGGATACTGTGCTGTGGCTCCTCACCCCTCAGCAACCTCCCGCTCAGAAGGGCATCGATGAGTTTGTACGCGGAATCGCCGGTCGTATCACATCCACGTTTGACCAAATTCTTCAAGCCAATGACAAGGCCCGCGCCGACGTCATGCGGGAGGTGGAGAACGGTAGGGCAGCCAGACTGATGATGAAACTCGCAACCATCAACGAGCGATATGACTTCAACGGAGATCAGAATTGGTCCGAAAATGGTGAGCGGTATATGCTCAAACTCTTCAGAGATTATGTTTTTCATCAAGTGGATGCCAACGGTAATCCAGTTCTGGATATGGGACACATGCTTCGTTGCATGAGCAAACTAGATATTGGGACGGAGGAGAGGGTTTGTCTCACCAGTCGAGACGAACAGACCAGCTTCCTCGTCAGCTACAAGGAGCTTAAAAAGATGCTGGCGAATTCCTTTGGAGAACTTGTCAAGGCGAGCAAATCAGGTCGAAGCTTCTAG
- a CDS encoding related to snRNP protein, with the protein MSDRPSHRGGRGGQGSHPRGGRGGGRGGGGAGGAQQERERPKKENILDLGKYMDKQITVKFNGGREVKGTLKGYDALMNLVLDDVHEVVRDDEGNDSTRSLGLVVVRGTLLVLVSPVDGSEEIANPFVQAEDD; encoded by the exons ATGTCCGATAGACCCTCACACCGAGGTGGCCGCGGTGGCCAAGGATCGCATCCCCGAGGTGGCCGCGGAGGCGGTCGTGGAGGCGGCGGCGCGGGAGGCGCCCAGCAGGAACGCGAGAgacccaagaaggagaacatTCTTGACTTGGGCAAGTATATGGACAAGCAGATCACCGTCAAGTTTAACGGCGGTCGCGAGG TCAAGGGCACATTGAAGGGCTATGATGCTCTTATGAACCTGGTACTAGATGATGTACACGAGGTTGTTCGAG ACGACGAAGGCAACGACTCCACTCGATCCCTTGGCCTCGTAGTTGTTCGAGGTActctccttgttcttgtcagcCCAGTCGACGGCAGCGAAGAGATTGCCAACCCTTTTGTGCAGGCCGAGGATGATTGA